A single window of Zea mays cultivar B73 chromosome 10, Zm-B73-REFERENCE-NAM-5.0, whole genome shotgun sequence DNA harbors:
- the LOC100193627 gene encoding uncharacterized protein LOC100193627 translates to MDEAPGNQDNLPFLGNFTGAMFYGEQSAGCSSLEAGWVPMSERIPAQHDIAMARGNWNGLGIMDNANLFDEQALVSAFGNMGLSLTGNAAADSSAHSGTVGSRDGLLFADSLFTSADYPTNLPHQPAFGQDEFVPSYYTVHNAGHMKTKFGAQNPPMYTGMHGTDNAFVTRTNLPQALSFQQHHIIDTQPQTYAPCYQQMDYKFKRHDIDAETNFFMQPQYPYQQYPQAADVHWINSNQYGVINSSDKYAAAPHRGVPTVRHLGHGSPDIYRNGAVIPNGSNRRGLTHVNNCPFISYPDCLCETCEYCQIHLSENLKRSFALRHTPKCSSDDCISDKAKSSPSSLDSVAMKSAQLPYSSVDEVVGELYHLAKDQNGCRFLQRIFIEGSREDARKVFDGVIEHIDELMVDPFGNYLIQKIFEKCNDNQKMHILYEITKIPGQLIEVACNMHGTRVVQKVIESISTSDEVSMVVSALSHGAITLMMDSNGCHVAERCLLKLSPEGKAFLVNAATKYCVELAKDRQGCCIIQKCIAHASKEQRNRLLYSITTRALELAEDEYGNYVIQFVLGLGVAWATNEVLDKLEGSYGYLSTQKCSSNVVEKCLREAPERERARIILELIHDPRLLNVLVDKYGNYVIQTALRESEGTAVEAALIRAIKPHAGALRNNMYGKRVLSKACLKSRKP, encoded by the exons ATGGACGAAGCCCCGGGTAATCAGGACAATCTGCCATTCCTTGGCAACTTCACTGGAGCCATGTTTTATGGGGAACAATCTGCAGGGTGTTCTTCTCTCGAGGCAGGGTGGGTTCCTATGAGTGAAAGGATCCCTGCTCAGCATGATATAGCAATGGCGCGAGGTAACTGGAATGGTCTGGGCATAATGGACAATGCCAATTTGTTTGATGAGCAGGCATTGGTATCTGCATTTGGTAACATGGGATTGAGCCTCACTGGTAATGCTGCTGCTGATTCTTCTGCTCACTCTGGCACTGTTGGATCCAGGGATGGACTCCTTTTTGCAGACTCTTTGTTTACATCGGCTGATTACCCAACAAATCTGCCACATCAGCCAGCGTTTGGTCAAGATGAGTTTGTGCCTTCATATTATACGGTCCACAATGCTGGACACATGAAAACAAAGTTTGGTGCACAAAATCCTCCAATGTACACAGGGATGCATGGCACAGATAATGCGTTTGTGACTAGAACCAATTTACCGCAAGCTTTGTCTTTCCAGCAACATCATATTATTGATACGCAGCCACAGACATATGCACCTTGTTATCAGCAGATGGACTATAAATTTAAGCGGCATGATATCGATGCCGAGACGAATTTTTTCATGCAGCCACAGTATCCTTATCAGCAATATCCACAGGCTGCTGATGTTCATTGGATCAATAGCAATCAGTATGGTGTTATCAACTCATCAGACAAGTATGCAGCTGCGCCTCACCGTGGAGTGCCTACTGTTCGTCATCTGGGACATGGCAGTCCTGATATCTACAGGAATGGTGCTGTAATTCCTAATGGAAGTAACCGACGGGGTTTGACACATGTGAATAACTGTCCTTTTATAAGTTATCCTGACTGCTTATGTGAAACCTGTGAATATTGTCAGATTCATCTATCTGAAAATCTCAAACGTTCATTTGCGCTCAGACATACACCCAAATGTTCATCAGACGATTGCATCTCTGATAAAGCGAAAAGTTCACCGTCATCCTTGGATTCTGTGGCCATGAAATCTGCCCAACTGCCCTATAGTTCAGTTGATGAAGTTGTTGGGGAATTGTACCACTTGGCGAAGGATCAGAATGGTTGCCGTTTCCTCCAAAGGATATTTATTGAAGGTTCTCGAGAGGATGCTCGAAAGGTCTTTGATGGTGTAATTGAGCATATCGATGAACTTATGGTGGATCCATTTGGAAATTATTTGATACAGAAAATATTTGAGAAGTGCAATGATAATCAAAAGATGCATATACTTTATGAAATAACCAAAATACCTGGCCAGCTAATTGAAGTTGCATGCAACATGCATGG GACACGTGTGGTGCAAAAGGTGATAGAATCTATTAGTACCTCAGATGAAGTGTCCATGGTTGTATCTGCTCTGAGCCACGGTGCCATTACTCTGATGATGGATTCCAATGGCTGCCATGTTGCAGAACGTTGCTTGCTGAAGCTGTCACCTGAGGGCAAAGCA TTCCTTGTCAACGCGGCCACGAAATACTGCGTTGAGCTAGCAAAGGATCGGCAAGGCTGCTGTATCATCCAGAAATGCATCGCTCATGCGAGCAAGGAGCAGAGGAACAGGTTACTGTACAGCATCACAACTCGGGCTCTCGAGCTCGCAGAAGATGAGTACGG GAACTACGTGATACAGTTCGTGCTGGGGCTCGGGGTTGCCTGGGCAACGAATGAGGTACTGGACAAGCTTGAGGGCAGCTATGGGTACCTGTCGACGCAGAAGTGCAGCAGCAACGTGGTCGAGAAGTGCCTGAGAGAAGCGCCGGAGCGAGAACGCGCGAGGATCATCCTTGAGCTCATCCACGACCCCAGGCTGCTTAACGTCCTGGTTGATAAGTATGGGAATTATGTGATCCAGACTGCACTCCGGGAGTCTGAG GGTACTGCGGTGGAGGCTGCGTTGATCCGAGCCATCAAGCCACACGCCGGCGCTCTTCGGAACAACATGTATGGGAAGAGGGTCCTGTCGAAAGCCTGCCTGAAGAGCAGGAAGCCCTGA